In Dyadobacter subterraneus, a single genomic region encodes these proteins:
- a CDS encoding T9SS type A sorting domain-containing protein, with translation MLSRYLHLFITLLTISTIQSFAQDCKPSYILNPVTVNNTIEWNKFPEFSLPFKIIYNGPRFGDTQSLPLKHGFSHLALFSGNEPATLPAANRALLWNSVATNSGNQPWGMDALRSPWGNDTTAYRQGWAQYLTLLANSFQDSQGSGVPKADIICLDVERMLTEERDILKLKTNAATPAKYASLSDADFIATYKKDIRWWYSEAVNYLKNIGFDKSSTITSYSDVPVRATWLNIESNSWQDWTTNTARTHYLMQDDNGKIGGSFYNSLTALTPSPYYYYGYSSPIGKDYLTYLLFQVEVNNAWSNKPNIPFVWMRIHDSFDPTVPMILPFQAQATAIFPFFSGAKGLWLWENSGLENSRQENYATYENFIYGLYRLSEFKDMFEGNYNLVIPETARDLMTSKKPVWRGVVKDGNILIAAQNPYAGDNDVTSVTLSYQKWVKTISLKGKEVFLCKFDLSQDNSSTEPNITEAFLYPNPMAADSKVRLTGINGTVSVDFDLFNNQGKAVYSGKLQAIVGSTDQSVTLPDLGMGLYIARFKSSNKTITQKIIITK, from the coding sequence ATGTTATCAAGATATCTACATTTATTTATTACGTTATTGACAATCAGTACAATCCAATCTTTTGCACAGGATTGTAAGCCATCATATATCCTAAATCCGGTTACGGTTAACAATACTATTGAATGGAATAAGTTTCCGGAGTTCAGCCTGCCTTTCAAAATAATATACAATGGTCCACGATTTGGAGATACGCAGTCACTGCCTTTAAAACACGGATTTAGCCATCTTGCTTTGTTTTCAGGAAATGAGCCTGCGACTTTGCCTGCTGCAAATCGGGCGTTGCTTTGGAACAGTGTTGCCACTAATTCCGGCAATCAGCCATGGGGAATGGATGCACTCAGAAGTCCGTGGGGAAATGACACCACAGCTTACCGGCAGGGCTGGGCGCAATATCTGACTTTGCTTGCCAACAGTTTTCAAGATTCTCAGGGAAGCGGCGTACCGAAAGCAGATATTATTTGTCTGGATGTGGAGCGAATGCTTACAGAAGAACGTGATATTTTAAAACTCAAAACAAATGCCGCAACGCCAGCCAAATATGCAAGTCTTTCGGATGCAGATTTTATTGCGACCTATAAAAAAGACATACGCTGGTGGTACAGCGAAGCGGTTAATTATCTGAAAAATATAGGTTTTGACAAATCTTCAACCATCACAAGTTACAGCGATGTACCTGTGCGTGCAACCTGGCTGAATATTGAAAGTAACAGCTGGCAGGACTGGACTACCAATACGGCTCGTACGCATTATCTGATGCAGGATGATAACGGTAAAATCGGCGGTAGCTTTTACAATTCACTGACAGCCCTTACTCCTTCTCCTTATTATTACTATGGATACAGTAGTCCGATTGGAAAGGATTATCTTACCTATCTTCTTTTCCAGGTTGAGGTAAATAACGCATGGAGCAACAAACCCAATATTCCCTTTGTGTGGATGCGGATTCATGACAGTTTCGATCCGACCGTTCCAATGATATTGCCTTTTCAGGCACAGGCGACAGCTATTTTTCCATTCTTTTCGGGTGCCAAAGGATTATGGCTTTGGGAAAATTCAGGATTGGAAAATTCACGTCAGGAGAACTATGCGACTTATGAAAATTTCATTTACGGACTTTATCGGCTTTCTGAATTCAAGGACATGTTTGAAGGCAATTACAATCTTGTAATACCCGAAACAGCGAGAGATTTGATGACTTCTAAAAAACCGGTTTGGCGCGGTGTTGTAAAAGATGGAAATATTCTGATTGCCGCGCAAAATCCATATGCGGGCGATAATGATGTTACAAGTGTTACGCTTTCATATCAAAAATGGGTAAAAACAATAAGCCTCAAAGGCAAAGAAGTTTTTCTCTGCAAATTTGATCTGAGTCAGGATAATTCATCCACGGAACCTAATATCACTGAAGCATTTTTATATCCGAATCCGATGGCGGCGGATTCCAAAGTCCGGCTCACCGGAATAAATGGCACTGTCAGTGTCGATTTTGATCTTTTCAATAATCAGGGAAAGGCCGTTTATTCGGGAAAACTGCAAGCTATTGTTGGTTCAACAGATCAGAGCGTAACGCTTCCTGACCTTGGCATGGGTTTATATATAGCCCGTTTCAAAAGTTCTAATAAAACAATCACCCAGAAAATTATCATCACAAAATAA
- a CDS encoding MFS transporter yields MQKNDPKIINAWCMYDWANSVHALVIVSSIFPVYFSAAALNASGGTGLIDFFGLSIKSTVLFSYTVSASFLLTALLIPICTAIADFTGYKKRFMKFFCYLGSVSCMLLFFFTKDTLNFSVLIFALSLIGWSGSIVFYDSYLPEIATEENYDRVSAKGFSMGYFGSVLLLVFNLSMVLFPSFYGITDKGMPARISFFTVGVWWILFAQIPFKYLPSANKGKAQVENWIFSGFKELVKVYGQLREQPYLAKFLLAFFVYTMGLRTVMYVATIFGSNELKLPSQSLIITVLLIQLVGIAGSYLFSWLSSKIGNIYALMIGVAIWIGICAGAYYTTTAGQFYIVACAVGMVMGGIQSLSRATYSKLIPENTIDTASFFSFYDVTEKIAIVLGTFIYGTVEQITGSMRNSILALLLIFIIGLILLSRIPSQKVYRFGLQTKAN; encoded by the coding sequence ATGCAAAAGAACGATCCCAAAATAATAAATGCCTGGTGTATGTACGACTGGGCGAATTCGGTACACGCACTGGTTATCGTTTCCAGTATTTTCCCGGTTTATTTCAGTGCTGCTGCGCTAAATGCCTCAGGCGGAACTGGTTTAATTGATTTTTTTGGTTTATCGATCAAGAGCACGGTACTTTTTTCCTATACGGTATCCGCTTCTTTTTTGCTGACAGCGCTTCTGATACCAATTTGCACAGCCATCGCGGATTTTACCGGGTATAAGAAAAGATTTATGAAATTCTTCTGTTATCTGGGCTCGGTTAGTTGTATGCTGCTTTTTTTCTTTACAAAAGATACACTAAATTTTTCGGTTTTAATTTTTGCTTTGAGTTTGATTGGATGGAGCGGAAGTATTGTGTTTTATGATTCCTATCTTCCCGAAATTGCAACCGAAGAAAACTACGACCGCGTAAGCGCCAAAGGTTTTTCGATGGGCTATTTTGGAAGTGTGTTACTACTGGTTTTCAATTTAAGTATGGTACTTTTTCCATCCTTTTACGGTATTACGGATAAAGGGATGCCAGCGAGAATATCGTTTTTTACAGTTGGTGTATGGTGGATTTTATTCGCGCAGATTCCATTTAAGTATTTGCCATCTGCCAATAAAGGCAAAGCACAAGTTGAAAACTGGATTTTTAGCGGATTTAAGGAATTGGTAAAAGTTTACGGACAACTTCGGGAACAGCCATATCTTGCAAAATTTCTGCTTGCCTTTTTTGTTTACACAATGGGTCTGAGAACGGTTATGTATGTAGCGACTATTTTCGGATCCAATGAGTTAAAACTCCCTTCGCAAAGCCTGATTATTACAGTGCTTTTAATTCAACTTGTTGGTATTGCCGGGTCTTATTTATTTTCCTGGTTATCTTCTAAAATTGGTAATATTTATGCGCTGATGATCGGCGTGGCCATCTGGATTGGCATTTGTGCCGGTGCTTATTATACAACCACCGCTGGACAGTTTTATATAGTAGCCTGTGCAGTTGGTATGGTGATGGGCGGAATTCAGTCGCTTTCCAGAGCTACTTATTCAAAACTGATTCCTGAAAATACAATTGATACGGCTTCGTTTTTCAGTTTTTATGATGTGACTGAAAAAATAGCCATAGTTTTGGGGACATTTATTTATGGAACGGTTGAGCAAATCACAGGAAGTATGCGCAACAGTATTCTGGCTTTGCTTCTGATTTTTATAATCGGGCTTATACTTTTGTCAAGAATTCCTTCCCAAAAAGTATATCGCTTCGGATTGCAGACAAAAGCAAATTAA
- a CDS encoding Ig-like domain-containing protein, translating to MKKIYFLPLLFLVVTACSKKSDPEPDVTMDSPTLVLKYTDTHQFALSKGTTVVTPSTYTWKSSDTLVGKISKDGNFTARKIGKTTITATGDGKTLQSKITISPTSTLAAEPVTDWGATNTQIKAKEKRTLLSETAESIFFQGENAKISASGYVLQNGKLTSSALLLTTTQAVATEAVTFYQERYPDYGTLDSSIVFINDARTFGVLLGIDADLGLYAIYSPYDPNGRLTTASVADRLKRFKIGRKL from the coding sequence ATGAAAAAAATCTATTTTCTTCCCCTGCTTTTCCTTGTCGTAACCGCCTGCTCCAAGAAGAGTGATCCTGAGCCGGATGTAACCATGGATTCTCCCACGCTTGTCTTGAAATACACCGATACCCATCAGTTTGCGCTTTCCAAAGGCACCACAGTTGTAACACCTTCTACCTATACCTGGAAGTCAAGTGACACATTAGTTGGTAAAATTTCAAAAGACGGAAATTTTACAGCCAGGAAAATTGGAAAAACAACCATTACGGCAACGGGAGATGGAAAAACGTTACAATCAAAAATCACCATATCGCCAACGAGCACGCTTGCTGCGGAACCGGTAACAGACTGGGGCGCTACCAATACGCAGATTAAGGCAAAAGAAAAAAGAACTTTATTATCAGAAACTGCTGAATCAATATTTTTTCAGGGCGAAAACGCCAAAATTTCTGCTTCAGGTTATGTACTTCAAAATGGCAAACTGACCTCTTCTGCCTTGTTGTTGACAACTACGCAGGCTGTGGCCACCGAAGCGGTTACTTTTTATCAGGAAAGATATCCTGATTATGGAACGCTCGATTCCAGTATTGTCTTTATTAATGACGCCCGGACCTTCGGAGTTTTACTAGGTATTGATGCTGATCTTGGCCTTTATGCCATTTACAGCCCTTACGATCCTAACGGAAGATTGACGACGGCTTCTGTTGCGGACAGATTGAAGCGTTTTAAGATTGGGCGGAAGCTTTGA
- a CDS encoding phosphatase PAP2 family protein, with product MFRKLLLLQLAVVLSLPSFSQQQDSVQINQKLSFTKSQLYVPGLLMVSGLFTTVFFKDQIKFKIRDERNKQIPHFHTKLDNYMEYASLPIAYGLDAFGVKSKNDFPNRTAILIKGELFMYASVTLLKGVSHETRPDGSDRYSFPSGHAAQAFATATFLSEEYKDRLPWMPYAAYTMAGTTGLLRIANNRHYIGDVLFGAGFGFLSMKMAYWTHQYKWGKNRRKSTPVY from the coding sequence ATGTTTCGTAAATTGTTGTTGCTGCAACTGGCTGTTGTTTTGTCGTTGCCCTCATTTAGCCAGCAGCAGGATTCTGTTCAAATCAATCAAAAACTTTCTTTTACCAAAAGTCAGTTATATGTGCCGGGACTTTTAATGGTTTCCGGATTATTTACAACCGTGTTTTTCAAAGATCAGATCAAGTTTAAAATCCGGGATGAGCGCAATAAACAAATTCCGCATTTTCATACCAAACTGGATAATTACATGGAATATGCGTCATTACCCATTGCCTATGGCCTGGATGCCTTTGGAGTTAAATCAAAAAATGATTTTCCTAACAGAACGGCGATTCTGATCAAGGGTGAACTGTTTATGTATGCTTCGGTAACGCTTTTGAAAGGCGTTTCCCATGAAACCCGGCCCGATGGAAGCGACCGTTATTCATTCCCCTCCGGACACGCGGCACAGGCATTTGCCACGGCCACATTTTTAAGCGAAGAATATAAAGACCGGCTTCCATGGATGCCTTATGCAGCTTACACAATGGCAGGCACCACAGGATTATTGCGAATTGCCAATAACCGGCATTATATAGGTGATGTGCTTTTTGGAGCAGGATTCGGGTTTTTGTCAATGAAAATGGCCTATTGGACGCACCAGTATAAGTGGGGAAAAAACAGAAGAAAATCTACGCCGGTCTATTAG
- a CDS encoding aminotransferase class V-fold PLP-dependent enzyme encodes MKRRKVLKGLSTLPLFGSLSVQSATAAPLKKKRDVIAELGIRSFINAAGTLTYMSGCIMDDEVVETIENTSRHFCMIDEVQDKVGEKIAKLVHSEAAMVSCGAFSAMTLGLAGILTGLDIKKVEQLPHLEGTGMKSEVICQKSHNERYNHAFLNTGCKVIEVETVEDFRKAVSEKTALLHFLNIETNHGQIKHEEWVALGKELKIPTSIDIAADVPPVSNLWKFNDMGFDLVFISGGKAMRGPQSAGILMGRKDIIAAARLNAPPRGFTIARGHKVNKEEILGMYVALEKFISGDHDKEWKGWESSIAHIQNAVKDITGVTTKVAVPELGNITPTLTISWDDSIVKLTGKELRDKLRYGNPSIEASFAGLPLYHYQAGSDSVDPSLVETLKGENLIRVTAWMLQPGEEKIVAKRIKEELSSAIKSA; translated from the coding sequence ATGAAACGAAGAAAAGTTTTAAAAGGCCTATCTACTTTGCCACTTTTTGGCTCCCTTTCCGTGCAGTCGGCTACGGCTGCTCCTTTGAAGAAAAAACGTGATGTAATTGCGGAACTGGGAATCCGCTCCTTCATTAATGCCGCCGGTACATTGACGTATATGTCTGGGTGTATTATGGATGACGAGGTGGTTGAAACAATTGAAAATACTTCCCGGCATTTCTGTATGATTGATGAAGTACAGGATAAAGTGGGAGAAAAAATCGCAAAACTGGTACATTCAGAAGCTGCCATGGTTTCCTGTGGTGCTTTTTCAGCCATGACGTTGGGACTTGCAGGTATTCTTACCGGTCTCGATATCAAAAAAGTTGAACAGCTTCCGCATTTGGAGGGGACAGGAATGAAGTCTGAGGTAATTTGTCAGAAATCCCATAACGAACGCTATAATCACGCTTTTCTTAATACAGGATGTAAAGTTATCGAAGTTGAAACAGTGGAAGATTTTAGGAAAGCGGTAAGTGAAAAAACGGCTTTACTTCATTTTTTGAATATTGAGACGAATCATGGCCAGATCAAACATGAAGAATGGGTGGCGCTGGGAAAAGAATTGAAAATTCCGACTTCTATTGATATTGCAGCAGACGTTCCACCGGTTTCAAACCTTTGGAAATTTAATGACATGGGATTTGATCTTGTCTTTATTTCTGGTGGAAAAGCCATGCGCGGACCACAAAGTGCGGGTATTTTAATGGGAAGAAAAGATATTATTGCCGCGGCCAGATTAAATGCACCGCCAAGAGGTTTCACAATCGCGCGTGGTCATAAGGTAAATAAAGAAGAAATTTTAGGGATGTATGTGGCTCTTGAAAAATTCATTTCCGGTGATCATGATAAAGAATGGAAAGGGTGGGAGAGCAGTATCGCACACATTCAAAATGCAGTAAAAGATATAACCGGAGTTACGACAAAGGTAGCCGTACCGGAACTGGGCAATATTACGCCAACCTTAACGATTTCCTGGGACGACAGTATCGTTAAACTTACAGGCAAGGAACTCAGAGACAAATTGCGCTATGGTAATCCTTCAATTGAAGCCAGTTTTGCCGGTTTGCCACTGTACCACTATCAGGCTGGTTCAGATTCAGTAGACCCCTCACTCGTTGAAACTTTGAAAGGTGAAAATCTGATCAGGGTAACAGCGTGGATGCTTCAACCGGGAGAAGAAAAAATTGTGGCTAAAAGAATAAAAGAGGAATTGTCCTCTGCTATTAAGTCGGCCTGA
- a CDS encoding cation:proton antiporter: MDSYIITITLIGIAALGMAWMPSFTKKTGISDSVVYVLLGAVSYYFIDILPKPDPVRYEDYTVHFTEFVIIISIMGGGLKIDRPFSLQTWIVPFRLLTITMVLCIFLLTMLSYLFLHFDFASSLLLGAALAPTDPVLAADVQVGPPLEKKKDNVRFALTAEAGMNDGMGFPFTWLAISVASLGPNNAGSILEWFAYDFIYKIIAGIIVGFLLGKFLGYLIFNVSKKTKFININDGFIAVASALLIYGLTELVHGYGFIAVFVAAVTLRNYEFKNEFHKDLHNFSDQVERILVAVVLLVFGGSLIHGILGSLTWEMAVVGIIFIFLIRPFSGIVGLMNTHLHFKEKLGISFYGIRGLGSFYYLSFALSQKDFLYSNELWSIVSFIVLLSIIVHGLTATRVMRTLESKFSEEISL; this comes from the coding sequence ATGGATAGCTACATTATAACGATCACTTTAATAGGAATTGCAGCATTGGGAATGGCCTGGATGCCATCTTTTACGAAGAAAACTGGTATATCGGATTCCGTTGTTTATGTCCTACTTGGTGCTGTTTCTTACTATTTCATTGACATACTCCCAAAACCGGATCCGGTTAGATATGAAGATTATACGGTTCATTTTACGGAGTTTGTAATCATTATTTCTATCATGGGCGGAGGATTGAAAATCGACCGCCCATTTTCTCTGCAAACCTGGATCGTTCCTTTTCGGCTGCTTACTATCACCATGGTTTTGTGCATATTTTTGCTGACCATGCTATCTTACCTGTTTCTTCATTTCGACTTTGCATCGTCCCTTTTATTGGGTGCAGCACTGGCTCCGACAGACCCCGTATTGGCGGCGGATGTGCAGGTAGGACCACCATTGGAAAAGAAAAAAGACAATGTCCGTTTTGCCCTGACTGCGGAGGCCGGTATGAATGATGGCATGGGATTTCCATTCACCTGGCTGGCAATTTCCGTGGCATCATTGGGTCCCAATAATGCAGGAAGCATTCTGGAATGGTTTGCTTACGATTTTATATATAAAATAATTGCAGGAATTATCGTCGGTTTTTTATTGGGGAAATTTCTGGGATACCTGATTTTTAATGTATCAAAAAAAACCAAATTCATCAATATCAACGACGGTTTTATTGCAGTTGCATCCGCACTTTTAATATATGGTTTGACCGAACTGGTCCATGGATATGGTTTCATAGCCGTTTTCGTTGCCGCGGTGACTCTCCGGAATTATGAGTTCAAGAATGAATTTCATAAAGATCTTCACAATTTTTCTGATCAGGTTGAACGGATTTTAGTGGCCGTCGTTTTGCTGGTTTTTGGTGGAAGTCTTATCCATGGCATATTAGGTTCTCTGACGTGGGAAATGGCCGTGGTGGGGATAATATTTATATTCCTGATCCGCCCGTTCAGTGGAATCGTTGGGTTAATGAATACACATCTTCATTTTAAAGAAAAACTGGGAATCAGCTTTTATGGTATCCGGGGACTTGGTTCATTTTATTATCTGTCTTTCGCCCTCAGCCAGAAAGATTTTCTTTACAGCAATGAACTCTGGTCGATTGTATCGTTCATCGTTTTATTGTCAATCATAGTACACGGACTCACAGCAACACGGGTAATGAGAACACTGGAAAGCAAGTTTTCTGAGGAAATATCGCTTTGA
- a CDS encoding alpha/beta fold hydrolase yields the protein MDILKRNNVILLGSGTVPMIFAHGFGCSQHMWREVWPAFEKDFKIILFDFTGSGNSDLTCYNSERYSNLNGYAEDVLDICKALDLKNSIFVGHSVSSMIGVLAAIKEPDFFQDLILLAPSPSYINDQTYQGGFERKDIEDLLSMMEKNYEGWAGFLAPAMMKNSENPALGEELTESFCTADRAIAKEFAEVTFYSDNRKDLSKVKHTSLILQCSDDLIAPLEVGQYLHNNLTNSTFKVMQATGHCPHMSAPTETIELMDQYVRRRK from the coding sequence ATGGATATTCTCAAAAGAAATAATGTAATCTTATTGGGAAGTGGCACCGTACCGATGATTTTTGCCCATGGTTTCGGCTGTTCCCAGCACATGTGGAGGGAAGTGTGGCCTGCTTTCGAAAAAGATTTCAAGATTATTTTATTCGATTTTACGGGAAGCGGCAATTCGGATCTGACATGCTATAATAGTGAAAGATATTCGAATCTGAATGGCTATGCCGAAGATGTACTTGATATTTGCAAAGCGCTTGATTTGAAAAATTCCATTTTTGTCGGGCATTCCGTCAGTAGTATGATCGGCGTTTTAGCAGCTATTAAAGAGCCGGATTTTTTTCAGGATCTGATTTTACTGGCACCTTCCCCGAGTTATATTAATGATCAGACTTACCAAGGCGGTTTTGAGCGAAAGGACATAGAAGATCTGCTCTCTATGATGGAGAAAAATTACGAAGGCTGGGCGGGATTTCTTGCACCTGCTATGATGAAAAATTCGGAAAACCCGGCTCTTGGTGAAGAACTTACAGAAAGTTTTTGCACCGCAGATCGCGCTATTGCCAAAGAGTTTGCAGAGGTTACCTTTTATTCCGATAATCGGAAAGATCTGTCAAAAGTGAAACATACATCTTTAATTTTGCAGTGTTCGGATGATCTGATTGCGCCTTTGGAGGTTGGACAATATCTGCATAACAATCTAACCAACAGTACTTTTAAAGTTATGCAAGCAACCGGCCACTGTCCGCACATGAGCGCCCCGACGGAGACAATTGAATTAATGGATCAGTATGTAAGACGACGCAAATGA
- a CDS encoding ATP-binding protein translates to MNDFSDAEKILHAMPCGCIIFGDDGIICFVNDTLCQLLDFKSEELIQQKLGIIFTVSSQIFYQTQLYPLIRLKGKADEIFLSLKMKQGTILPVMLHGKTTFWNQKPAYIFIFTTVFERQKHEDELLRAKQEQQLAIQENGVLIGLKTELQLQHQILDQQLSTLKQRNLEYIQLSKVLSHDMQEPIRKIDIFAGILHGHIHEGKGELTLQKIHKSVARLRSLTSSLHQFVELDLTDEGPSQINPGELINEASSRIKTELQFADFNLEMDTLPLFEGRAAQMEILFFELFKNAVQNRSLEELLVIKVRGVLIEENSFKSANDKYRYTEHIRLEISDNGIGFDNAYSAYIFELFNKLHKNSEGSGLGLALCKRVVSSHYGSITARSQEGKGTSIIIILPVLQQV, encoded by the coding sequence ATGAACGATTTTTCAGATGCTGAGAAAATTCTTCACGCCATGCCCTGCGGCTGTATTATTTTCGGCGATGACGGAATAATCTGTTTTGTCAACGACACTTTATGTCAACTTCTCGACTTCAAAAGCGAGGAATTAATCCAGCAAAAACTGGGGATAATTTTTACAGTATCAAGCCAGATTTTTTATCAAACCCAGCTTTATCCGCTCATCCGCTTAAAAGGAAAAGCAGATGAAATTTTTCTTTCACTAAAAATGAAACAGGGTACTATCCTGCCTGTAATGCTTCACGGCAAAACCACCTTTTGGAATCAAAAACCGGCATATATTTTCATTTTTACTACCGTTTTTGAGCGGCAAAAACATGAAGATGAACTGTTGCGGGCAAAGCAGGAGCAACAATTGGCAATTCAGGAAAATGGAGTCCTTATCGGGTTGAAAACTGAACTGCAATTGCAACATCAAATCCTTGATCAACAGCTTTCAACTCTCAAACAACGGAATCTGGAATATATTCAGCTTAGCAAGGTTTTGTCCCACGATATGCAGGAGCCGATCCGCAAAATTGATATTTTTGCAGGCATTTTGCACGGCCATATACACGAAGGTAAAGGCGAGTTAACCTTACAGAAAATACATAAATCCGTTGCCCGGCTCCGCAGTTTAACCAGTAGTCTCCATCAATTTGTTGAACTGGATTTGACAGATGAAGGTCCTTCCCAAATCAATCCAGGCGAATTGATCAATGAAGCCTCTTCCAGAATTAAAACAGAACTACAATTTGCTGATTTCAATCTTGAAATGGATACGCTACCATTGTTTGAAGGCAGAGCAGCTCAGATGGAAATCTTGTTTTTTGAGCTTTTCAAAAATGCAGTTCAAAATCGAAGTTTGGAAGAATTGCTGGTTATTAAAGTCAGGGGAGTTCTTATTGAAGAAAACAGTTTTAAATCAGCCAACGACAAATATCGCTACACGGAACATATCAGACTGGAAATTTCCGATAATGGAATTGGTTTTGATAATGCTTATAGCGCTTACATTTTTGAATTGTTCAACAAACTGCATAAAAATTCAGAAGGTTCGGGCCTTGGTCTGGCACTTTGCAAGCGGGTTGTTTCTTCACATTATGGCAGCATTACGGCCCGTTCACAGGAAGGAAAAGGAACAAGTATCATTATAATTCTTCCGGTTTTGCAGCAGGTGTGA